From Myxocyprinus asiaticus isolate MX2 ecotype Aquarium Trade chromosome 10, UBuf_Myxa_2, whole genome shotgun sequence, the proteins below share one genomic window:
- the ptprna gene encoding protein tyrosine phosphatase receptor type Na, whose amino-acid sequence MMHPPLWRALLLMTAFYQLGMAGKYGCLFEKRLCSREQFCSDDRIFGQCQSSRHDQVQYQVSVPVLQRLQEVLKQLMIQGFSWQDDITQHIIAKELSRIPHTRTQKTQNAQPSQPAVKKVYSSSNSEPGPAQSYMDYMILDPRQSSSLRMQALPMDPYSYLQEDMTHSLHPHTSVGYQQPSSRTGPQQRDRNRQLLEDAVSLYLASAQPSFRQRGAAALPAAPYYEDLDFPLDYGEDYTLQGQPQRTNKKVPQDYSSLAELDEDTLAQLATLLEGFGINPRDLSPQQIKRLTLLLQLLQNMEKTDQSPGTVTVKETIVEGSDEVTQKGAKSPSPVSALPSTPTYQLTPTDPPSTPAPATVPKEDRKSTMVPTLSAKDLDLKEKTANILTTAKDGTNTREVYGYIVTNQSPLSLYDGVKLLETLAERIHLSTSSFINISVVGPALTFRIRQNSLNLSAEDVANKAVAEKNFLEGETGFKIVQTGVGERSEGRGLPQATRVGEGSRGVVLTMVAMACVGTGLLVALGIACLRHHTRQLASGKLGLGPEAGTETHFDYQELCRQHMAAKTSFTRPEPGGRRGTNTSRVSSVSSHCSDGPQHSPSSHSSTPSWSEEPAQSNMDISTGHMILAYMEDHLKNKDRLQKEWKALCSYQAEPSSVSIAQNESNMEKNRCPDFVPYDHSRVKLKAETNPSKEDYINASTIIDHDPRLPAYIATQGPLPHTIADFWQMVWESGCTVIVMMTALVEDGEKQCERYWPDEGSSLYNIYEVNLVSEHIWCKDFLVRSFYLKNVQTQETRTLTQFHLLSWPAQGIPSSTRPLLDFRRKVNKCYRGRSCPIIVHCSDGTGRTGTYILIDMVLNRMAKGVKEIDIAATLEHIRDQRPSMVRTKDQFEFALTAVAEEVNAILKALPQ is encoded by the exons ATGATGCATCCACCACTATGGAGAGCCCTGTTGTTGATGACCGCATTCTACCAGCTTGGGATGGCAGGCAAATACG GCTGTTTATTTGAGAAGAGGCTGTGCTCTAGGGAGCAGTTCTGCTCTGATG ACCGCATATTTGGACAGTGTCAGAGCTCCAGACATGATCAGGTTCAGTACCAAGTCTCTGTTCCTGTTCTTCAAAGACTACAGGAAGTGCTCAAACAGTTGATGATTCAGG GATTCTCCTGGCAGGATGACATCACACAGCACATCATTGCTAAGGAGCTGAGCCGCATTCCTCACACACGCACCCAAAAGACCCAGAATGCACA gcCTTCACAGCCTGCAGTTAAGAAGGTCTATTCCAGCTCTAACTCTGAGCCTGGTCCAGCACAGAGCTATATGGATTACATGATTCTAGACCCCCGTCAGTCCTCATCGCTTAGGATGCAGGCCCTACCTATGGACCCCTACTCATACCTGCAG GAAGACATGACCCATTCTCTCCATCCTCACACCAGTGTGGGATACCAGCAACCCTCCTCTCGAACTGGACCCCAGCAGAGAGATAGAAACCGTCAGCTCCTGGAAGATGCTGTCTCTCTCTACCTTGCCTCTGCACAGCCTTCTTTTCGCCAGAGGGGGGCAGCAGCACTCCCTGCCGCCCCATACTATGAAGATCTAGACTTTCCATTGGACTATGGAGAGGACTACACCCTACAGGGGCAACCCCAGCGCACAAACAAGAAAGTCCCTCAGGACTACAGCTCTCTTGCTGAACTTGATG aggACACACTGGCGCAGCtggccactcttttagaaggttTTGGGATAAACCCACGAGACCTGAGCCCTCAGCAGATAAAAAGACTCACTCTACTGTTACAGCTGTTACAAAACATGGAGAAAACAG ATCAATCCCCAGGAACAGTCACAGTAAAAGAG ACAATTGTAGAAGGCAGTGATGAAGTGACACAAAAAGGAGCCAAATCCCCCTCACCTGTTTCAGCTCTGCCCTCTACCCCAACATACCAGCTGACCCCTACTGACCCTCCTTCCACACCAGCCCCTGCAACTGTGCCTAAGGAAGACCGTAAGAGCACTATGGTCCCCACCCTGTCAGCAAAAGACTTGGATCTGAAAGAGAAAACAGCCAATATCCTGACAACCGCTAAGGATGGGACAAATACCAGAGAAGTGTATGGCTATATTGTCACTAATCAGAG TCCTTTAAGTCTGTATGATGGGGTGAAACTCTTAGAGACCCTGGCAGAAAGAATTCATCTCTCTACAAGCAGTTTCATCAACATTag TGTGGTGGGTCCTGCCCTGACGTTCAGGATCAGACAGAACTCTCTGAATCTCAGCGCAGAGGATGTGGCCAATAAAGCTG TAGCTGAGAAGAATTTCCTCGAGGGTGAGACAGGTTTTAAAATTGTCCAGACTGGAGTGGGAGAG AGGAGCGAGGGGCGGGGGTTGCCCCAGGCCACACGGGTAGGGGAGGGTTCACGTGGGGTCGTCCTGACAATGGTCGCCATGGCATGTGTGGGCACGGGGTTGTTGGTTGCCTTGGGAATTGCCTGTCTTCGCCACCACACCCGTCAGTTAGCCTCAGGCAAACTGGGTCTGGGACCAGAGGCTGGCACGGAAACCCACTTTGACTACCAG GAGCTATGTCGCCAGCACATGGCAGCCAAGACATCGTTCACCCGTCCGGAGCCAGGTGGTCGGCGGGGGACCAATACGTCTCGAGTCAGCAGTGTGTCGTCTCATTGCAGCGACGGACCGCAGCACAGCCCCAGCTCTCACAGCAGCACACCATCCTGGAGTGAAGAGCCTGCACAGTCCAACATGGACATCTCCACTGGACACATGATACTG GCATATATGGAGGACCATCTGAAGAATAAGGACCGTTTGCAGAAAGAGTGGAAGGCTTTGTGTTCGTACCAGGCTGAGCCGAGCTCCGTCTCTATTGCCCAGAATGAAAGCAACATGGAGAAGAACCGCTGTCCTGACTTTGTGCCCT ATGACCATTCACGAGTAAAACTAAAGGCAGAGACCAACCCCTCCAAAGAAGACTACATAAATGCCAGCACTATT ATTGATCATGATCCACGTTTGCCTGCTTATATTGCCACTCAAGGACCTTTGCCACACACTATTGCTGATTTCTGGCAG ATGGTATGGGAGAGTGGGTGTACTGTAATAGTGATGATGACAGCTCTAGTGGAAGACGGAGAGAAACAGTGTGAACGTTACTGGCCCGATGAAGGATCGTCTCTGTACAACATCTATGAG GTGAATCTTGTGTCTGAACACATCTGGTGTAAAGACTTCTTGGTTCGTAGTTTCTACCTGAAGAACGTTCAGACTCAAGAGACGCGCACTCTGACCCAATTTCACTTGCTGAGCTGGCCCGCACAAGGCATTCCGTCCTCCACGCGCCCCCTGCTGGACTTCCGCAG